A section of the Lynx canadensis isolate LIC74 chromosome A1, mLynCan4.pri.v2, whole genome shotgun sequence genome encodes:
- the MYOZ3 gene encoding myozenin-3, translating to MIPKEQKGSVMAAMGDLTGPVPLLDLGKKLSVPQDLMMEELSLRNNRGSLLFQKRQRRVQRFTFEFPASQRALVDRSAKGKVTGIAGTAEASPLNAQGKVANGPEGQSCSSELHIFRATPGGPEVAQPSAFPAERPRSPSALAPGYAQPLKGVPPEKFNHTAIPKGYRCPWQEFISYRDYQSDGRSHTPSPAEFRNFNKTPVPFGGPLVGETVPRAGTPFVPELISGLELLRLRPSFNRVAQGWVRNLPESEDL from the exons TCCCTTTGCTGGACCTGGGCAAGAAGCTGAGCGTGCCCCAGGACTTGATGATGGAGGAGCTCTCGCTACGCAACAACAGAGGATCCCTCCTCTTCCAGAAGAGACAGCGCCGGGTACAGAGGTTCACCTTTGAATTTCCAGCCAGCCAGAGGGCG CTGGTGGACCGAAGCGCCAAGGGGAAGGTGACAGGAATAGCGGGAACAGCGGAGGCCAGCCCCCTTAATGCCCAGGGGAAG GTTGCCAACGGCCCCGAGGGGCAGAGCTGCAGCTCCGAGCTCCACATCTTCCGGGCCACGCCCGGGGGCCCCGAGGTGGCCCAGCCCTCAGCCTTCCCTGCGGAGCGCCCCCGCAGCCCCAGCGCCCTGGCGCCAG GCTATGCCCAGCCACTGAAGGGCGTCCCGCCGGAGAAGTTCAACCACACGGCCATCCCCAAGGGCTACCGCTGTCCTTGGCAGGAGTTCATCAGCTACCGGGACTACCAAAGCGATGGCAGAAGtcacacccccagccctgccgAGTTTCGAAATTTCAACAA GACCCCGGTGCCCTTTGGAGGACCCCTGGTTGGGGAGACTGTTCCCAGGGCAGGCACCCCCTTCGTCCCGGAGCTCATCAGTGGCTTAGAACTCCTCCGTCTCAGACCCAGCTTCAACAGAGTGGCCCAGGGCTGGGTCCGCAACCTCCCCGAATCTGAGGACCTGTAG